TGTCCGCGCGCTATCTCCACGCCATCGCGTTTCAGCGTCACCTTCAAGGCATCGAGATCGATGGTGCCGGCTGGTCTGGCGATTCCACGCACGAACTGCGCAGCACTGATGTTAGCTGCCACCATGTCGACGGCGTTATAGGTCTTGTCATCGCGGTAGGCGATGTCCGGTAGCTCGACGACGGGCTGTACCGCACGGACCCGTGTCCGCAACTCGTCGAGACTCTCGATCCGGGTGCGCACTTCGCGTGCGAACACATAACCCAGTTTCAATTCGTACCCCGCCCGGCGATAGCCGCACAGCGAGATCCGCGCGCCGTCCCGCGCATCGCCACTCGCGAACAAGACACCCGTGAGAGGCTCGCTCACGTGTCTTGCGGCAAGCGAGGCCGCCGACATCAATCCACCTTTGTAGCCCGCGACCTTGTCGCCCTTCGCGAGTCGCTCGGAAACAATTCGTTCCTGCACTGTGTAGGCGTCCTGCAGCGACGTCTGCGGCATCAACTCGGTGACGGGCGGAAATAACCTGCCCTCCGCTTCCGACTGCCAGAATTGCTGAAGATAGGGATTCTCCACCTCGCGCTTTGCCGGGCTCGCAGCGCAACCGCACAGCGCAAACAGGATGACCAGCGTCAGCGCCTGCAAATATTCCCCACGCGGCACATCTGAATCTCTTCCGCGCGGTTCAATGCGGGATGATTTCGGGGAACACGTACTGCTGGAGCAGCACGATGATGCCGAGGATCAGCGTCAGGACCAGGCTGTGAGGGAAAGTTCGAGCCAGCACGCTGCCCTCCTGCCCGCGCAGATCGGTGGTAGACGTGCCGGTGGAGATGTTCTGCGGCGAGATCATCTTGCCCATCACGCCGCCCGAGGCATTGGTCGCTGCCATCAGGACCGGGCTCAGATTGAGCTGATGCGCGGCGACCACCTGCAGATTGCCGAACAGCGCATTACCCGAGGTGTCGCTTCCCGAAAGGAACACTGCGAGCCAGCCGAGGAACGCCGACACGAGCGGGAACAGGAAACCGACCGAAGCCACGCCGACACCGAGTGTGTATGCGATGCCCGAATAATTCATCAGATAGGCCAGTCCGACGATGATCAGCGTGGTCAGCAACGGTAGTCGGGCCTGGCGAATGGTTCCGGTGAGCGCAGTGAGGAACTGCTTCAAGGACAACCGCACCAGGATCGCGGTAATGAAAGTCGCCGCGAGGATCGCGGTGCCAGTGGCCAGCGGCTGAAATGTCCAGACCGCCGCGTAAGGCTTGTTGTAAGTCGTGATGAACACCGCGTTGTGCAGCCCGGGCCATTCCACCTTTATCTGGCCGATGAGATTCACCTTGAAGTGCACCCATGCGATGACGACTGCCGACAGGATGAGCCAGGGCAGCCACCCGCTCCACACAGACAAGCCGGGCCCACCGCCGGAAGACACAGCCGACGTTCTGCCTAAGCCGGCCAACGAGAAGCGAGGGTCCGGCGCCGGACGCCAGATCGTCAGGAAGACCAGCGTGAGGATGAGCGAGCAGAGCGAGGACAGCACATCGGTCAGCGCATAACCTAGATAGTTCGAGGAAATGAACTGCACCAGCGCGAACGAGCCACCGGCCACGAGCAGGATGGGCCACACGCCGCGCACCGCGCGCAGGCCACCGAAAACCGCAATGGCATAGAACGGCAGCAGCAGCGCGATGAACGGCAGTTGCCGGCCGATCATTGCGCCGAGCGTGACGTCGCTCAACTGGGTCACGGCGCCCAGCGTGATTACCGGCGAACCGAGTGCTCCGAATGCGACCGGTGCTGTATTGAAAATGAGCGTGAACACCACGGCGTCGAGCGCGCGAAAACCCAGCGCGACCAGCAGCGCACTGGTGATGGCGATCGGCGTACCGAACCCAGCGACTCCCTCGAGCAGGCAACCGAATGAAAAACCGATCACGACGAGCACGACGCGGCTGTCATTCGGCAGGTGCTGCACCATCCAGGCTCGAAACGCCTCGAAGCGACCCGATGCCACGGAGATGTTGTAGAGGAGTAGCGCGTTGACGACGATCCACATCACCGGCCAGGCGGCGAACGTGGCGCCCGCGGCGATGCTGCTGAGCGCGAGTTTCGCGGGAAGTTTCCAGACGAGAGTTGCGAGAATGAACGCCACCAACAATCCGGCGCTGGACGCCTGCCAGGCCGGTCGGCGCATGACACCGAGCATGATGAGAACCACCGCGATCGGAATGACCGCGACGGCGAATGACAGCAGCAAGCTGGCGCCGACCGGGGTCACGAGCTGATGAAACATGAGCCTTCCCCTCGCGGTCTCGTGCCGCACTTTTTCTAACTATCCATCCGGCCCGGGCCCCAGTATGAGGCCTGGCAGTCAGAATGGTAAGAAAAGTTCTCCGAAAAGTAAACGGGTCAGCTGATGTTTTTGGTCTTGCGGTTCGAAACCAGATCGCTGCGTGCCAGACGCCGGATCGAGGCCTCCAGGCGCTGCTCGGCCTCGTAGATCTCGCGTTGGGTGCGCATGGCGGTGGTCATGTGGAGTTTCGCCGCCTCGCGCGCCGCCTCGGGATCCCGCTTCATGATGGCGTCGTAGATGGCCTGGTGCTCGTGAAGCTGTGAATCCTTCTCGGTCCTGTGCTCGTACAGATTCTTGCGATTCAGGTAGACATTGGAGCGCAGGATGCCCTCCAGGCTGCGCATGAAGTGCAGCATCATGAGGTTGTGGCTGGCCTCGTAGATGGCGAAATGAAAGTCGGCGTCCGTCTTCGCGATCTTGTCGACACTTTGTTCTTTATGCGCCGCGACCATGGCTTCAAAGCGGCTTTTTATGGTGTCGCGGTCCACTTTGGAGGCGCGCTCCGCCGCAAGACCCGCCGCGGCCGCCTCGACGACAGAGCGCAGTTCGAGGCAGTCGATGCGCGCGTCGGGCTCGTCCATCAGCAGTTCGAGCGGGTCGCGCAGACTCTTGCCGACGTTTTCGCTGACGTGTGCGACGCCCTGCGCATTGGCCGTGATGAGCCCTCGGGCCACCAGCTTGTCGAGTGCCTCCCGGAGCGACGGTCGGGATACGTCGAGCTTTTCCGACAGTTCCCGTTCCGACAGCAGCCGCTCGCCCGGGTGCAGCGACCCTTCGAGGATCATCTGCTGAATATGGGCTGCAATCGCATCCGCGAGTTTTGCCGGCCGGATCGTTTGCGTAGTCATTGGCACCTTCCGATTACCTGTGAACATAGAGTTGCATTTGATTGAATCGACCGTCAACAGCTAACCACAGCAAATGGGGATCACAGAATTTTGGTAAAAAAACTTGGCTAAACTTAAAAACTGCTCAATACTCTCACCATCTGGACAGGGACGAGATGGACCGTTCGACAACAACAACATGGGACGACGCCAACGCACGCGCCCTTTTGCGGAAGCTGTTCGATACCGCAATCGCGAGCGCCGATCCGCGCAAAGTCCTGGCAGCCCATCTGCCTGCCCGGCCGGCCGGACGTTGCCTGGTAGTCGGGGCGGGAAAAGCCGCGGGCTCAATGGCTGCCGCGGTGGAAGCCGCGTGGCCCGATGTGCCATTGAGCGGCGTGGTCGTCGTTCCGTACGGCAGCGGCGCGCCGACGCGGCGCATCACCGTCCGGGAAGCCGCGCATCCGGTCCCGGACGCGAACAGTGTCGCGGCCGCGCAGGAGATTCTCGATTCCGTATCGGGCCTGGGCCCGGACGATCTCGTCCTGGCACTGATTTCCGGCGGCGGATCCTCGGTCATGGCGCTTCCCGCACCGGGAATCACGCTGGCGGACAAGCAGACGACGAATCGTGTGTTGCTCCAGTCGGGGCTCGACATCCGCGCGATGAATGCCGTCCGCAAACGAATTTCGGCGATCAAGGGTGGCAGGCTCGCCGCTGCGGCTGCACCCGCAAGAGTGGTCACGCTGGCCATCAGCGACATCCCGGGAGACGAAATTGCCGCGATCGCGTCTGGCCCGACCGTGCCGGACCTGGACGCGGGCCTCGATCTGACCAGCATCATCGCGCGGTGGGAGCATCTGCTGCCCGTTGCGGTGATCGAACGCCTGCGCACGGCATCGGTGCCCGCGCCGGCTGGCAACAGTTGTGAATCCCGGTTGATCGCCACGCCTGGTGCTGCTCTCGCCGCGGCCGCGGAGGTCGCCCGCAACGCGGGGCTCGCGGTCGAAAACCTGGGTGACGATCTGGAAGGTGAGGCCCGCGAAGTGGGTGTCGCGATGGCGCGGCACGCGCTCGGCCCGCGCACGCGACCGAGAGTCATCCTTTCCGGCGGCGAGACGACGGTCACGATCACCGGCGGTCGCGCCGGACGCGGCGGGCGTAACAGCGAGTTCCTGTTGGCGCTCGGCGCAGCGCTCGCGGATTCCGCCGGCGTGTGGGCCATCGCCGGCGACACCGACGGCGAAGATGGCGCGAGCGGCGGAGCTGCTGGCGCACTGTGGTCCCCCGACACGCTGGCGCGCGCACGCGCGCTGGGATGCGACGCCGTTGCGCACCTCGACGCGCACGACAGCGGTAGCTTCTTCGACGCGCTCGGCGATCTCATCAGGACCGGCCCGACCCGCACCAACGTCAACGACTTCCGCGCGATCCTGATCATTCCGAAGTAACTCCGCGGCTGATCAGGATCGCGCGTCGTTCAGTCGCC
This sequence is a window from Pseudomonadota bacterium. Protein-coding genes within it:
- a CDS encoding L-lactate permease, whose translation is MFHQLVTPVGASLLLSFAVAVIPIAVVLIMLGVMRRPAWQASSAGLLVAFILATLVWKLPAKLALSSIAAGATFAAWPVMWIVVNALLLYNISVASGRFEAFRAWMVQHLPNDSRVVLVVIGFSFGCLLEGVAGFGTPIAITSALLVALGFRALDAVVFTLIFNTAPVAFGALGSPVITLGAVTQLSDVTLGAMIGRQLPFIALLLPFYAIAVFGGLRAVRGVWPILLVAGGSFALVQFISSNYLGYALTDVLSSLCSLILTLVFLTIWRPAPDPRFSLAGLGRTSAVSSGGGPGLSVWSGWLPWLILSAVVIAWVHFKVNLIGQIKVEWPGLHNAVFITTYNKPYAAVWTFQPLATGTAILAATFITAILVRLSLKQFLTALTGTIRQARLPLLTTLIIVGLAYLMNYSGIAYTLGVGVASVGFLFPLVSAFLGWLAVFLSGSDTSGNALFGNLQVVAAHQLNLSPVLMAATNASGGVMGKMISPQNISTGTSTTDLRGQEGSVLARTFPHSLVLTLILGIIVLLQQYVFPEIIPH
- a CDS encoding FCD domain-containing protein, giving the protein MFTGNRKVPMTTQTIRPAKLADAIAAHIQQMILEGSLHPGERLLSERELSEKLDVSRPSLREALDKLVARGLITANAQGVAHVSENVGKSLRDPLELLMDEPDARIDCLELRSVVEAAAAGLAAERASKVDRDTIKSRFEAMVAAHKEQSVDKIAKTDADFHFAIYEASHNLMMLHFMRSLEGILRSNVYLNRKNLYEHRTEKDSQLHEHQAIYDAIMKRDPEAAREAAKLHMTTAMRTQREIYEAEQRLEASIRRLARSDLVSNRKTKNIS
- a CDS encoding DUF4147 domain-containing protein; the encoded protein is MDRSTTTTWDDANARALLRKLFDTAIASADPRKVLAAHLPARPAGRCLVVGAGKAAGSMAAAVEAAWPDVPLSGVVVVPYGSGAPTRRITVREAAHPVPDANSVAAAQEILDSVSGLGPDDLVLALISGGGSSVMALPAPGITLADKQTTNRVLLQSGLDIRAMNAVRKRISAIKGGRLAAAAAPARVVTLAISDIPGDEIAAIASGPTVPDLDAGLDLTSIIARWEHLLPVAVIERLRTASVPAPAGNSCESRLIATPGAALAAAAEVARNAGLAVENLGDDLEGEAREVGVAMARHALGPRTRPRVILSGGETTVTITGGRAGRGGRNSEFLLALGAALADSAGVWAIAGDTDGEDGASGGAAGALWSPDTLARARALGCDAVAHLDAHDSGSFFDALGDLIRTGPTRTNVNDFRAILIIPK